Proteins encoded together in one Nitrospira sp. window:
- a CDS encoding GAF domain-containing protein: MTTATPQPKPAPETLLQRTLNAALNELGTDSVLAAIFHQENGPLVEHASRGFTPRDVQAILRTLSTQRVAALTPNTAEPDSGRTVRLRLITPGAKSLLVISLRHLNRVYGCLVIGRKEGAAFSKKDRAQLEQMCEGMTKALDREGLFNTAVVLSRPYVTQEAAPPQPTGGDLFPPLIKHFSPELQAKVEAILVEANQSVAYDRAWACYYDPLAGNVEVLGVVSDGKPDQRDTKKDLKPGQRLTLDSSAAGWAVRHRKPRVDHDLASTQGRFLDHKHLYKDRFQSSLVIPFFVKGQVGGTLTLGAKESERYQTTDARTLEPTIVKLADLLQTPTPQAPAPMPPAEVGEPSPQLVSSVPSEPSIRKQERQSAIGEFSAFLATEIREPLASIRSQLEEVTGEGILDFDPQTRVENAMRDLIRIEAILNEILDFAKPLELNRHLCRIPEVLESALVVVGTDLEATRIQVAKEYANVIAPVRGDEAKLQQAFLSIFRNACEAMSPGGHLTIAVTQHRAGRGFEVQILIKNNGVPIPAEIVDKVFEPFFTTKRSGIGLGLPSVKKIIEEHHGTIAIGSAPGEGTTVTIRLPGVSRGPAFRHRGRGRRPPRRPG; this comes from the coding sequence ATGACCACGGCGACTCCTCAACCGAAACCAGCACCGGAAACGCTTCTTCAACGGACGCTGAATGCCGCGCTGAATGAGCTTGGCACAGACTCTGTCCTGGCGGCGATCTTCCATCAGGAAAACGGCCCGCTCGTCGAGCATGCCTCACGTGGATTTACACCTCGGGATGTTCAGGCCATTCTTCGTACACTGTCTACACAACGTGTCGCAGCCCTGACCCCAAACACAGCCGAGCCCGACAGTGGACGCACCGTTCGCCTGCGGCTGATTACCCCCGGCGCCAAGTCCTTGCTCGTCATTTCGCTGCGCCATCTCAATCGTGTCTACGGGTGTCTCGTGATCGGCAGGAAAGAAGGGGCTGCCTTTTCCAAAAAAGACCGAGCGCAGTTGGAACAGATGTGTGAGGGGATGACCAAGGCCTTGGATCGCGAAGGACTGTTCAACACCGCCGTGGTCCTCAGCCGTCCCTACGTGACACAGGAAGCAGCTCCTCCCCAACCGACCGGAGGCGACTTGTTTCCGCCCCTGATTAAACACTTCTCGCCTGAGCTCCAAGCCAAGGTTGAGGCCATCCTCGTGGAAGCCAACCAATCCGTGGCCTACGACCGGGCTTGGGCCTGCTACTACGACCCGCTGGCCGGGAATGTGGAGGTCTTGGGCGTCGTCAGTGATGGAAAACCTGATCAACGCGACACGAAGAAAGATCTCAAGCCCGGCCAACGCCTGACACTGGACAGCTCTGCAGCCGGATGGGCCGTACGCCATCGGAAACCCCGTGTGGATCATGATCTGGCTTCCACCCAAGGTCGTTTTCTTGATCATAAACACCTCTATAAGGACCGATTTCAGTCCTCCCTCGTCATTCCATTTTTCGTCAAGGGACAAGTCGGTGGCACATTAACACTGGGGGCCAAGGAATCCGAACGCTATCAAACGACGGATGCCCGCACGCTGGAGCCCACGATCGTCAAACTTGCTGACCTCTTGCAGACACCGACACCTCAAGCTCCTGCCCCGATGCCGCCCGCTGAGGTTGGGGAGCCAAGTCCTCAACTAGTTTCGTCGGTACCGTCGGAGCCGAGTATCAGAAAGCAAGAACGCCAATCGGCAATCGGGGAGTTCAGCGCGTTCTTGGCGACGGAGATCCGAGAACCCTTGGCGTCTATTCGCTCGCAATTGGAAGAAGTGACCGGCGAAGGGATCCTCGATTTCGATCCCCAAACGCGGGTGGAAAACGCCATGCGCGACTTGATTCGGATCGAAGCGATCCTCAACGAGATTCTGGACTTTGCCAAGCCGCTCGAGCTGAATCGACATCTCTGCCGAATTCCGGAAGTGCTCGAGAGCGCGTTGGTGGTGGTCGGCACCGACCTTGAAGCGACCCGCATTCAAGTGGCGAAAGAGTACGCCAATGTCATCGCCCCAGTGCGTGGAGATGAAGCGAAGCTCCAGCAAGCCTTCTTGAGCATTTTCCGCAACGCCTGTGAGGCCATGTCTCCGGGTGGCCACCTCACCATTGCCGTCACACAACATCGGGCCGGGCGAGGATTCGAGGTGCAGATTCTGATCAAGAATAACGGGGTACCAATCCCGGCTGAAATCGTGGATAAAGTCTTCGAACCATTTTTTACGACCAAACGTTCTGGCATCGGATTAGGATTGCCCAGCGTCAAGAAAATCATCGAGGAACACCATGGAACGATTGCGATCGGGAGTGCTCCCGGTGAAGGCACCACCGTCACAATCCGCCTTCCTGGTGTCAGTCGTGGTCCAGCATTCCGCCACCGTGGACGAGGTCGGCGGCCTCCCCGCCGTCCAGGTTGA
- a CDS encoding radical SAM protein gives MRAWLLDTDKKADQLRHSVAQVVPHIIRADPQSIFVTLTAGCNLRCIGCNYGRDFMRGQSLSWPIVKNLLDDAKKLGIWSIRLYGGEPLLHPDLPRIVEYSLKLGLKPWVTTNGLLLKKHIDELYAAGLRDMSLGFYGAGKHYDAYVQRKGSFMQVEAGVTYARDRYGMSLNLATSWLLMRPTCNLAALEEVWKFAERHITPIGVNLIHYSLPYFNEGPNCELQFDSANRSEIETITQELVRLKCVRPEMIIQSVLALRSIPDWLLKKSEMKVPCTKYRLIWIGADGTVQMCYVTFRLGNLHEKRLAELLFTPEHHRAARDAFALNCPNCHCGYDQRVEAHAPSRKLYGAVN, from the coding sequence ATGCGTGCATGGCTCCTTGATACCGACAAAAAGGCTGATCAGTTGCGCCATTCGGTCGCACAAGTGGTACCGCACATTATTCGAGCTGATCCACAGTCGATATTTGTCACATTAACTGCAGGGTGCAATCTGCGATGTATCGGGTGCAATTATGGTCGCGATTTCATGCGTGGACAAAGCCTATCATGGCCAATCGTAAAGAATCTTTTGGATGATGCAAAAAAACTGGGAATCTGGAGCATAAGGCTCTATGGCGGCGAACCACTCCTCCATCCAGATCTCCCTCGCATCGTCGAGTACTCGTTGAAGTTGGGACTGAAACCTTGGGTGACAACGAACGGCCTTTTACTCAAAAAGCATATAGATGAATTGTATGCTGCAGGGTTGAGGGATATGAGCTTGGGGTTCTATGGGGCAGGGAAACATTACGACGCCTATGTCCAAAGAAAAGGTAGTTTCATGCAGGTAGAAGCTGGTGTGACCTATGCCCGCGACCGCTATGGCATGAGCCTCAACTTGGCCACTAGTTGGTTATTGATGAGGCCAACTTGCAATCTTGCAGCATTAGAAGAGGTTTGGAAATTTGCGGAACGCCATATCACGCCGATCGGGGTCAACTTGATTCACTACTCGCTCCCTTATTTCAATGAGGGACCAAATTGCGAACTCCAGTTTGATAGCGCGAACCGGTCCGAAATTGAAACAATCACCCAGGAACTTGTGCGACTTAAGTGCGTTCGGCCCGAGATGATTATTCAGTCTGTTTTGGCGCTTCGTTCGATTCCGGATTGGCTGCTCAAGAAATCAGAGATGAAAGTGCCCTGCACGAAATATCGGCTCATATGGATAGGGGCTGATGGAACCGTGCAAATGTGCTATGTGACGTTTAGACTCGGCAATCTCCATGAGAAACGGCTCGCTGAGTTGCTGTTTACACCTGAGCATCATCGTGCAGCTCGAGACGCCTTTGCCTTAAATTGTCCCAATTGCCACTGTGGATATGACCAGCGTGTCGAAGCACATGCTCCGAGCCGGAAGTTGTACGGTGCAGTCAATTAA